Proteins encoded by one window of Salmo trutta chromosome 17, fSalTru1.1, whole genome shotgun sequence:
- the mef2b gene encoding myocyte-specific enhancer factor 2B yields MGRKKIQISRILDQRNRQVTFTKRKFGLMKKAYELSVLCDCEIALIIFNSTNRLFQYASTDMDKVLLKYTEYSEPHESRTNTDIMETLRRKGLGLDGTELLDTEEPMQVAAEKFGPLSEGMDLSLARQRYYAPSLLSPEAQFLVTAGCENGYPNSSNPSLSSHRSPAFKPLGHRPGSASPAGPHSHAAFMSPHSGIGYSMFSHSNLSRALEMKTPPPLNLGNDNRRAESHPGMGGIRANLNSARGILYQGMHPGNHMLTLGKAGLLGHSLGGYGLSAGPSDYSHPGFSHAVSLQRGTVNPWQTAQQQEQHVPHLSPTMSSGGCSFPSQASTPTTPPHPSLNLSIKSERASPERICSATSPPLHHLRQHSPISTPDSARHTPQEPYPANEREEFPKGGFPYPAQQGAEEKGGLPLRQLEMSDGWQR; encoded by the exons ATGGgaaggaaaaaaatacaaatctctCGTATCCTGGACCAGCGGAATAGACAG GTGACGTTCACCAAGCGTAAGTTTGGCCTGATGAAGAAGGCGTATGAGCTGAGTGTGTTGTGTGACTGTGAGATTGCCCTCATCATCTTCAACAGCACCAACCGTCTGTTCCAGTACGCCAGCACTGACATGGACAAGGTCCTACTCAAGTACACAGAGTACAGCGAGCCTCACGAGAGTAGGACCAACACAGACATAATGGAG ACTCTGCGGAGGAAAGGCCTAGGTCTGGACGGGACAGAGTTGCTGGACACTGAGGAGCCCATGCAGGTGGCAGCAGAGAAGTTCGGTCCACTAAGCGAGGGCATGGACCTCTCCCTGGCCCGCCAGCGCTACTAC GCCCCCTCCCTGCTCTCACCCGAGGCCCAGTTCCTGGTGACTGCTGGCTGTGAGAATGGATACCCCAACTCGTCCAACCCCAGCCTGAGCTCCCACAGATCCCCTGCTTTCAAGCCCCTGGGCCATAGACCAGGCTCAGCCAGCCCTGCAGGGCCCCACAGCCACGCTGCCTTCATGTCTCCACACTCAG GTATTGGCTACTCCATGTTCTCCCATAGCAACCTGAGCCGGGCCTTGGAGATGAAGACTCCTCCCCCTTTGAACCTGGGCAATGACAACCGGCGGGCAGAGAGCCACCCTGGTATGGGCGGCATTCGCGCCAACCTCAACAGTGCT AGAGGCATACTGTACCAGGGCATGCACCCAGGGAACCACATGCTGACCTTGGGGAAGGCAGGTCTGCTGGGCCACAGTCTTGGGGGCTACGGCCTCTCTGCTGGACCATCTG ACTACAGCCACCCAGGTTTCTCCCATGCTGTGAGTCTACAGCGTGGTACAGTGAACCCGTGGCAGACAGCACAACAGCAGGAGCAACATGTACCCCACCTCAGCCCAAC GATGTCCAGCGGAGGGTGCTCTTTCCCCTCTCAGGCCTCCACCCCCAccactcctcctcacccctccctcaaCCTCAGTATCAAATCAGAGCGAGCCTCCCCAGAGCGCATATGCTCTGCGACCTCTCCGCCGCTCCACCATCTGAGGCAGCACTCTCCAATAAGCACCCCCGATTCTGCTCGCCACACCCCCCAGGAACCTTACCCAGCCAATGAGAGAGAGGAATTCCCCAAAGGAGGTTTTCCCTACCCGGCTCAGCAAGGGGCAGAGGAGAAAGGGGGGCTGCCCCTGAGGCAATTAGAAATGAGCGATGGGTGGCAGAGATAG